From a single Miscanthus floridulus cultivar M001 chromosome 8, ASM1932011v1, whole genome shotgun sequence genomic region:
- the LOC136476286 gene encoding GDSL esterase/lipase At4g10955-like isoform X2, which produces MAVERDVFGISGPTYLKSIDWNCEHNRRSVAASLVQAVYVLERDRQLNHQSVEALAPAWWEFFHFELIRKLIDDADMSIFGAIFEFNPPSSEEASVANAPRFVIAFRGTITEKDTISRDLSLDLHLVQNGLHRTSRFNIAMQAVQNVASVFPGSTIWLAGHSLGAGMAILTGRNMVKKGVLLESFLFNPPFVAAPIERIRDERVKHGFRIARSVITAGLTIAMKAKTEGNSQRSVVEESFSILSSWTPYLFVNPGDHICSEYIGYFQHRKNMEDLGAGFIEKLATQNSIGDLFFKALGWESEPLHLLPSADIIINDNIASHIQW; this is translated from the exons ATGGCTGTGGAAAGAGATGTATTTGGAATTTCAGGACCGACGTATCTGAAATCAATTGATTG GAACTGTGAGCATAATCGGAGATCTGTGGCTGCAAGCTTAGTTCAGGCTGTATATGTGTTAGAGAGAGACCGGCAACTGAATCATCAATCTGTTGAAGCCTTGGCACCTGCTTGGTGGGAATTCTTCCATTTTGAGCTGATTCGCAAGCTGATTGATGATGCTGATATGTCCATATTTGGTGCAATATTTGAATTCAATCCTCCTTCAAGTGAAGAAGCTTCTGTTGCAAATGCTCCAAGATTTGTCATCGCTTTCAGAGGCACCATAACAGAGAAGGATACTATCTCTAGGGATCTTTCCCTGGACCTGCACCTTGTTCAAAATGGTCTCCATAGGACCTCGAGATTTAATATTGCAATGCAAGCTGTTCAAAACGTCGCCTCAGTTTTCCCTGGATCCACGATTTGGCTAGCAGGCCATTCACTAGGTGCAGGCATGGCCATCCTTACTGGAAGAAACATGGTTAAGAAGGGTGTGCTTTTAGAAAGCTTTCTCTTCAACCCACCATTTGTTGCTGCtccaattgaaaggatcaggGATGAAAGGGTAAAGCACGGTTTTCGTATTGCAAGAAGTGTAATTACTGCTGGATTAACTATTGCCATGAAAGCTAAAACTGAGGGTAACAGTCAGAGATCTGTTGTTGAAGAATCTTTCAGCATTTTGTCATCATGGACACCATATCTATTCGTTAATCCAGGAGACCACATCTGTTCAGAGTACATTGGGTACTTCCAACACCGGAAGAACATGGAAGATCTTGGTGCTGGATTTATTGAGAAGCTTGCGACCCAGAATTCCATTGGAGACCTGTTCTTCAAGGCATTAGGATGGGAATCAGAACCACTGCACCTTCTTCCATCTGCTGATATAATCATCAAT GACAACATAGCAAGTCATATCCAATGGTAA
- the LOC136476286 gene encoding GDSL esterase/lipase At4g10955-like isoform X1, giving the protein MAVERDVFGISGPTYLKSIDWNCEHNRRSVAASLVQAVYVLERDRQLNHQSVEALAPAWWEFFHFELIRKLIDDADMSIFGAIFEFNPPSSEEASVANAPRFVIAFRGTITEKDTISRDLSLDLHLVQNGLHRTSRFNIAMQAVQNVASVFPGSTIWLAGHSLGAGMAILTGRNMVKKGVLLESFLFNPPFVAAPIERIRDERVKHGFRIARSVITAGLTIAMKAKTEGNSQRSVVEESFSILSSWTPYLFVNPGDHICSEYIGYFQHRKNMEDLGAGFIEKLATQNSIGDLFFKALGWESEPLHLLPSADIIINVSPSSDFKYAHGISQWWQPELNLQCSKYRYS; this is encoded by the exons ATGGCTGTGGAAAGAGATGTATTTGGAATTTCAGGACCGACGTATCTGAAATCAATTGATTG GAACTGTGAGCATAATCGGAGATCTGTGGCTGCAAGCTTAGTTCAGGCTGTATATGTGTTAGAGAGAGACCGGCAACTGAATCATCAATCTGTTGAAGCCTTGGCACCTGCTTGGTGGGAATTCTTCCATTTTGAGCTGATTCGCAAGCTGATTGATGATGCTGATATGTCCATATTTGGTGCAATATTTGAATTCAATCCTCCTTCAAGTGAAGAAGCTTCTGTTGCAAATGCTCCAAGATTTGTCATCGCTTTCAGAGGCACCATAACAGAGAAGGATACTATCTCTAGGGATCTTTCCCTGGACCTGCACCTTGTTCAAAATGGTCTCCATAGGACCTCGAGATTTAATATTGCAATGCAAGCTGTTCAAAACGTCGCCTCAGTTTTCCCTGGATCCACGATTTGGCTAGCAGGCCATTCACTAGGTGCAGGCATGGCCATCCTTACTGGAAGAAACATGGTTAAGAAGGGTGTGCTTTTAGAAAGCTTTCTCTTCAACCCACCATTTGTTGCTGCtccaattgaaaggatcaggGATGAAAGGGTAAAGCACGGTTTTCGTATTGCAAGAAGTGTAATTACTGCTGGATTAACTATTGCCATGAAAGCTAAAACTGAGGGTAACAGTCAGAGATCTGTTGTTGAAGAATCTTTCAGCATTTTGTCATCATGGACACCATATCTATTCGTTAATCCAGGAGACCACATCTGTTCAGAGTACATTGGGTACTTCCAACACCGGAAGAACATGGAAGATCTTGGTGCTGGATTTATTGAGAAGCTTGCGACCCAGAATTCCATTGGAGACCTGTTCTTCAAGGCATTAGGATGGGAATCAGAACCACTGCACCTTCTTCCATCTGCTGATATAATCATCAATGTGAGCCCTTCATCTGATTTCAAATACGCTCATGGTATCAGTCAGTGGTGGCAACCTGAGCTGAATTTGCAGTGCAGTAAATATCGGTACTCATAG
- the LOC136476289 gene encoding protein MRG1-like isoform X2, translating to MGSSSNTNTSGGASDKEEKKEDKVKGKDSSEPSFKENERVLAYHGPLLYEAKVQRIENHEDEWRYFVHYLGWNKNWDEWVANDRLLALTEENMRKQHELDKNQVVDKTMKSGRSTQHKPKGSNDAKADKDDTKSLMKGKKRKSQPGTEIQEKEKRSAQSLLVLQFPLTLKKQLVDDWEFVSQMGKLVKLPRSPTVDDILKKYLEHRAKKDGKINDSYAEILKGLRCYFDKALPSMLLYKKERDQYAEEVKGDVSPSTVYGAEHLLRLFVKLPELLAFVNMEEDALNKLQIKLLDILKFIQKNQSTFFTTVYLDDGRKSADGAKTK from the exons ATGGGCAGCTCGTCGAATACCAACACGAGCGGCGGGGCCAGTgacaaggaggagaagaaggaggacAAGGTCAAAGGCAAGGACTCGTCGGAGCCATCCTTCAAGGAGAACGAAAGGGTCCTCGCCTACCACGGCCCCCTCCTCTACGAGGCCAAG GTTCAAAGGATCGAAAATCATGAAGATGAATGGCGCTACTTTGTCCATTATCTC GGTTGGAATAAGAA CTGGGATGAATGGGTTGCAAATGACCGCTTGTTGGCATTAACAGAGGAAAACATGCGCAAACAACATGAGCTTGACAAGAACCAGGTAGTTGACAAAACAATGAAGTCTGGACGGTCAACACAGCATAAACCAAAAGGCTCCAATG ATGCAAAAGCTGATAAAGATGACACTAAGAGTCTCA TGAAGGGGAAGAAACGTAAAAGTCAGCCTGGAACTGAG ATTCAGGAAAAGGAAAAAAGATCAGCACAAAGTCTACTAGTGTTGCAGTTTCCTTTGACACTGAAGAAGCAACTTGTGGATGATTGGGAGTTTGTCTCGCAGATGGGTAAG CTTGTGAAGCTACCACGATCACCTACTGTTGATGATATTCTAAAGAAGTATTTGGAGCACCGGGCAAAGAAGGATGGCAA GATAAATGACTCCTATGCTGAGATTCTGAAAGGATTACGCTGCTACTTTGATAAAGCATTGCCTTCAATGCTTTTATATAAGAAAGAGCGAGATCAGTATGCTGAAGAAGTTAAAGGTGATGTCTCACCGTCAACTGTATATGGAGCTGAGCACCTTTTGCGCCTTTTTG TGAAATTGCCAGAGTTACTTGCTTTTGTCAATATGGAGGAAGATGCGCTGAACAAGCTACAGATAAAATTGCTGGACATTCTCAA GTTTATTCAGAAGAATCAGAGCACCTTCTTTACCACTGTGTACTTGGATGATGGTCGTAAAAGTGCAGATGGGGCTAAAACCAAATGA
- the LOC136476287 gene encoding probable pectinesterase/pectinesterase inhibitor 61, with amino-acid sequence MDHHLLARRLGAPPLLVILSCLALILAGCRSSSARAGPAPRPVFAFPAAAAAAKAHAVARHHERLRVALDAAATRVGEALGALAAVTPASSSSSPTLAAAAREDCAELLDEALQLLAGARAAPRAARGDALTWLSAALTNHDTCADSLAEAGAPLQAHRHLAAARGVVRDSLAMYASSTTAAAEAATATGTTTEEAGGAAGLGRSSCKNETARRQGPCGFPRWLPARDRQLLLTPAASLAGRADIVVAKDGTGTHATIADAVKAAPECSERRTVIHVKAGRYDENVNVGMKKTNLVFVGDGKGVTVVAGNRSVADNYTTFRTATFAASGFGFIMRDMTVENWAGPARHQAVALRVSADRAVVHRCSIAGYQDTLYAHSNRQFYRDCDVYGTVDFVFGNAAAVLQRCNLWARVPLPGQKNTVTAQSRNESCQLTGIVLHACRLLATPAAEEGLVAPTAYLGRPWKPFSRVVVMLSFIGPHVPPQGWLEWNASSTPYALDRLYFAEYMNYGPGAGVAGRVPWPGHRVINSTAEAERFTVARFIDGASWLPATGVSFVAGLSLL; translated from the exons ATGGACCACCACCTCCTCGCCCGTCGCCTCGGCGCGCCTCCTCTCCTCGTCATCCTCTCCTGCCTGGCGCTCATTCTCGCCGGGTGCAGGAGCAGCAGCGCGCGCGCAGGCCCAGCCCCGCGCCCGGTCTTCGCGttcccggccgccgccgcggctgccAAGGCGCATGCGGTGGCGCGCCACCACGAGCGCCTGCGCGTCGCGCTCGACGCCGCCGCCACGCGCGTCGGCGAGGCGCTCGGCGCGCTGGCCGCCGTCacgccggcctcctcctcctcgtcgccgaCGCTCGCCGCGGCCGCCCGGGAGGACTGCGCGGAGCTGCTGGACGAGGCGCTCCAGCTCCTGGCCGGCGCGAGGGCGGCGCCCCGAGCGGCCCGGGGCGACGCGCTCACGTGGCTCTCCGCCGCGCTCACTAACCACGACACCTGCGCCGACAGCCTCGCCGAGGCCGGCGCGCCGCTCCAAGCGCACCGGCACCTCGCCGCCGCCCGCGGCGTGGTCCGCGACAGCCTCGCCATGTACGCCTCGTCCACCACCGCTGCAGCGgaggccgccaccgccaccggaaCAACAACCGAGGAGGCCGGCGGCGCGGCGGGCCTCGGCCGCAGCAGCTGCAAGAACGAGACGGCGAGACGGCAGGGCCCATGCGGTTTCCCTCGGTGGCTGCCGGCGAGGGACCGGCAGCTGCTGCTGACCCCCGCGGCGTCGCTGGCCGGGAGGGCCGACATTGTGGTCGCCAAGGACGGCACGGGGACGCACGCCACCATCGCCGACGCCGTCAAGGCGGCGCCCGAGTGCAGCGAGCGCCGGACGGTGATACACGTCAAGGCGGGGCGGTATGACGAGAACGTCAACGTCGGGATGAAGAAGACCAACCTGGTGTTCGTCGGTGACGGCAAGGGCGTCACCGTCGTGGCCGGCAACCGCAGCGTCGCTGACAACTACACCACCTTCCGCACCGCCACCTTTG CCGCGTCAGGGTTTGGGTTCATCATGCGCGACATGACGGTGGAGAACTGGGCGGGGCCGGCGAGGCACCAGGCGGTGGCGCTGCGCGTGAGCGCCGACCGCGCCGTCGTCCACCGCTGCAGCATCGCCGGGTACCAGGACACGCTGTACGCGCACTCCAACCGCCAGTTCTACCGCGACTGCGACGTCTACGGCACCGTCGACTTCGTCTTCGGCAACGCCGCCGCCGTGCTGCAGCGCTGCAACCTCTGGGCGCGGGTGCCGCTGCCGGGCCAGAAGAACACCGTCACCGCTCAGAGCCGGAACGAGTCGTGCCAGCTCACCGGCATCGTCCTCCACGCTTGCCGCCTCCTGGCCACGCCAGCAGCGGAAGAAGGCCTCGTCGCGCCCACGGCGTACCTGGGCCGGCCATGGAAGCCCTTCTCCAGGGTGGTGGTGATGCTGTCGTTCATCGGTCCGCACGTGCCGCCGCAGGGGTGGCTGGAGTGGAACGCCAGCAGCACTCCGTACGCACTCGACAGGCTCTACTTCGCCGAGTACATGAACTACGGGCCCGGCGCGGGGGTGGCCGGCCGCGTGCCGTGGCCCGGCCACCGCGTCATCAACAGCACCGCGGAGGCGGAGAGGTTCACGGTGGCGCGCTTCATCGACGGCGCGTCCTGGCTGCCGGCCACCGGGGTCTCCTTCGTTGCCGGGCTCTCGCTGCTGTAA
- the LOC136476288 gene encoding uncharacterized protein, whose protein sequence is MEEKRERAQSTLAAASVAAAAISLVLGDDNLLGEILLRLGFPTDLVRAAAVCRRWLRASSDPVLLRRFRDLHPPRLLGFYVVTFPTLQRRFRTDFVPMQPQPPELAAVLRRGRFSLDTYDSQSTRVLDCRNGRVIVSLFCGGDFKRGVHSPLHPARDLVIFPQLPMMDVPDSDNYSKHRIFCEILSKESVDGHGLSYFSVSLDYCVKEEKATACVYRLQDNAWRMQTSATTQISGLRASLLKQLSIFLAEDKIYMGITTHSILVLDLTSSTFSTIKFPDKMPFDGQIILSRANGCGVYLSHVKDLQLCIWLHRDCNGSIGDWLLVDTISLHDLCANLKISNSTTEDWDDLDDAYIHMVGDDAEYVFLEMYGCVLYLDVRSRALQKVHNVTEKDTLISFIHPFMMTWPPVFPALRE, encoded by the coding sequence atggaggagaagagGGAGAGGGCACAATCCACCCTGGCGGCGGCGTCGGTGGCGGCGGCCGCGATCTCATTGGTGCTCGGCGACGACAACCTCCTCGGCGAGATCCTCCTCCGCCTAGGGTTCCCCACCGACCTcgtgcgcgccgccgccgtctgTAGGCGTTGGCTGcgcgcctcgtccgaccccgtcCTCCTCCGTCGCTTCCGCGACCTCCACCCGCCGCGCCTCCTCGGATTCTACGTCGTCACCTTTCCGACCCTCCAACGGAGGTTTCGCACTGACTTTGTGCCGATGCAGCCTCAGCCCCCAGAGCTCGCCGCCGTCCTCCGCCGGGGGCGCTTCAGCTTGGACACCTACGACAGCCAATCCACGCGCGTCCTGGACTGCCGGAACGGCAGAGTCATCGTCAGCTTATTCTGCGGCGGCGACTTCAAACGCGGAGTGCACAGCCCGCTCCATCCTGCGAGAGACTTGGTTATCTTCCCGCAGCTCCCAATGATGGATGTCCCTGACAGTGACAATTACAGCAAACACCGTATTTTCTGTGAGATCCTCTCTAAAGAAAGTGTCGATGGGCATGGGCTGTCCTACTTCTCGGTCTCATTGGATTATTGCGTCAAGGAAGAGAAAGCTACAGCATGTGTATATAGGCTGCAAGATAATGCCTGGAGAATGCAAACTTCAGCTACAACACAGATTTCTGGATTGCGTGCGTCGTTGTTGAAGCAATTGAGTATTTTCCTTGCTGAAGATAAAATCTACATGGGGATTACTACGCACAGCATTCTTGTTTTGGATTTGACATCCTCAACCTTCTCCACAATCAAGTTCCCTGACAAGATGCCGTTTGATGGACAAATCATATTGTCTCGGGCCAATGGCTGTGGGGTTTATCTTAGCCATGTCAAGGACCTCCAACTTTGCATCTGGCTGCACAGGGATTGCAATGGCAGCATAGGAGACTGGTTGCTGGTTGATACCATTTCTTTGCATGATTTGTGTGCTAATCTGAAAATATCGAATAGCACCACTGAGGATTGGGATGACCTTGATGATGCTTACATACATATGGTGGGGGATGATGCAGAATATGTATTCCTGGAGATGTATGGATGTGTTCTCTATTTGGATGTTAGGAGCAGGGCACTGCAAAAGGTGCACAATGTGACAGAAAAGGATACGTTGATTTCTTTTATTCATCCCTTTATGATGACCTGGCCTCCTGTATTTCCTGCACTGCGAGAATGA
- the LOC136476289 gene encoding protein MRG1-like isoform X1 yields MGSSSNTNTSGGASDKEEKKEDKVKGKDSSEPSFKENERVLAYHGPLLYEAKVQRIENHEDEWRYFVHYLGWNKNWDEWVANDRLLALTEENMRKQHELDKNQVVDKTMKSGRSTQHKPKGSNADAKADKDDTKSLMKGKKRKSQPGTEIQEKEKRSAQSLLVLQFPLTLKKQLVDDWEFVSQMGKLVKLPRSPTVDDILKKYLEHRAKKDGKINDSYAEILKGLRCYFDKALPSMLLYKKERDQYAEEVKGDVSPSTVYGAEHLLRLFVKLPELLAFVNMEEDALNKLQIKLLDILKFIQKNQSTFFTTVYLDDGRKSADGAKTK; encoded by the exons ATGGGCAGCTCGTCGAATACCAACACGAGCGGCGGGGCCAGTgacaaggaggagaagaaggaggacAAGGTCAAAGGCAAGGACTCGTCGGAGCCATCCTTCAAGGAGAACGAAAGGGTCCTCGCCTACCACGGCCCCCTCCTCTACGAGGCCAAG GTTCAAAGGATCGAAAATCATGAAGATGAATGGCGCTACTTTGTCCATTATCTC GGTTGGAATAAGAA CTGGGATGAATGGGTTGCAAATGACCGCTTGTTGGCATTAACAGAGGAAAACATGCGCAAACAACATGAGCTTGACAAGAACCAGGTAGTTGACAAAACAATGAAGTCTGGACGGTCAACACAGCATAAACCAAAAGGCTCCAATG CAGATGCAAAAGCTGATAAAGATGACACTAAGAGTCTCA TGAAGGGGAAGAAACGTAAAAGTCAGCCTGGAACTGAG ATTCAGGAAAAGGAAAAAAGATCAGCACAAAGTCTACTAGTGTTGCAGTTTCCTTTGACACTGAAGAAGCAACTTGTGGATGATTGGGAGTTTGTCTCGCAGATGGGTAAG CTTGTGAAGCTACCACGATCACCTACTGTTGATGATATTCTAAAGAAGTATTTGGAGCACCGGGCAAAGAAGGATGGCAA GATAAATGACTCCTATGCTGAGATTCTGAAAGGATTACGCTGCTACTTTGATAAAGCATTGCCTTCAATGCTTTTATATAAGAAAGAGCGAGATCAGTATGCTGAAGAAGTTAAAGGTGATGTCTCACCGTCAACTGTATATGGAGCTGAGCACCTTTTGCGCCTTTTTG TGAAATTGCCAGAGTTACTTGCTTTTGTCAATATGGAGGAAGATGCGCTGAACAAGCTACAGATAAAATTGCTGGACATTCTCAA GTTTATTCAGAAGAATCAGAGCACCTTCTTTACCACTGTGTACTTGGATGATGGTCGTAAAAGTGCAGATGGGGCTAAAACCAAATGA
- the LOC136476289 gene encoding protein MRG1-like isoform X3: protein MGSSSNTNTSGGASDKEEKKEDKVKGKDSSEPSFKENERVLAYHGPLLYEAKVQRIENHEDEWRYFVHYLGWNKNWDEWVANDRLLALTEENMRKQHELDKNQVVDKTMKSGRSTQHKPKGSNADAKADKDDTKSLMKGKKRKSQPGTEEKEKRSAQSLLVLQFPLTLKKQLVDDWEFVSQMGKLVKLPRSPTVDDILKKYLEHRAKKDGKINDSYAEILKGLRCYFDKALPSMLLYKKERDQYAEEVKGDVSPSTVYGAEHLLRLFVKLPELLAFVNMEEDALNKLQIKLLDILKFIQKNQSTFFTTVYLDDGRKSADGAKTK, encoded by the exons ATGGGCAGCTCGTCGAATACCAACACGAGCGGCGGGGCCAGTgacaaggaggagaagaaggaggacAAGGTCAAAGGCAAGGACTCGTCGGAGCCATCCTTCAAGGAGAACGAAAGGGTCCTCGCCTACCACGGCCCCCTCCTCTACGAGGCCAAG GTTCAAAGGATCGAAAATCATGAAGATGAATGGCGCTACTTTGTCCATTATCTC GGTTGGAATAAGAA CTGGGATGAATGGGTTGCAAATGACCGCTTGTTGGCATTAACAGAGGAAAACATGCGCAAACAACATGAGCTTGACAAGAACCAGGTAGTTGACAAAACAATGAAGTCTGGACGGTCAACACAGCATAAACCAAAAGGCTCCAATG CAGATGCAAAAGCTGATAAAGATGACACTAAGAGTCTCA TGAAGGGGAAGAAACGTAAAAGTCAGCCTGGAACTGAG GAAAAGGAAAAAAGATCAGCACAAAGTCTACTAGTGTTGCAGTTTCCTTTGACACTGAAGAAGCAACTTGTGGATGATTGGGAGTTTGTCTCGCAGATGGGTAAG CTTGTGAAGCTACCACGATCACCTACTGTTGATGATATTCTAAAGAAGTATTTGGAGCACCGGGCAAAGAAGGATGGCAA GATAAATGACTCCTATGCTGAGATTCTGAAAGGATTACGCTGCTACTTTGATAAAGCATTGCCTTCAATGCTTTTATATAAGAAAGAGCGAGATCAGTATGCTGAAGAAGTTAAAGGTGATGTCTCACCGTCAACTGTATATGGAGCTGAGCACCTTTTGCGCCTTTTTG TGAAATTGCCAGAGTTACTTGCTTTTGTCAATATGGAGGAAGATGCGCTGAACAAGCTACAGATAAAATTGCTGGACATTCTCAA GTTTATTCAGAAGAATCAGAGCACCTTCTTTACCACTGTGTACTTGGATGATGGTCGTAAAAGTGCAGATGGGGCTAAAACCAAATGA
- the LOC136476289 gene encoding protein MRG1-like isoform X4, with product MGSSSNTNTSGGASDKEEKKEDKVKGKDSSEPSFKENERVLAYHGPLLYEAKVQRIENHEDEWRYFVHYLGWNKNWDEWVANDRLLALTEENMRKQHELDKNQVVDKTMKSGRSTQHKPKGSNADAKADKDDTKSLMKGKKRKSQPGTEIQEKEKRSAQSLLVLQFPLTLKKQLVDDWEFVSQMGKLVKLPRSPTVDDILKKYLEHRAKKDGKINDSYAEILKGLRCYFDKALPSMLLYKKERDQYAEEVKGDVSPSTVYGAEHLLRLFVCSEIARVTCFCQYGGRCAEQATDKIAGHSQVYSEESEHLLYHCVLG from the exons ATGGGCAGCTCGTCGAATACCAACACGAGCGGCGGGGCCAGTgacaaggaggagaagaaggaggacAAGGTCAAAGGCAAGGACTCGTCGGAGCCATCCTTCAAGGAGAACGAAAGGGTCCTCGCCTACCACGGCCCCCTCCTCTACGAGGCCAAG GTTCAAAGGATCGAAAATCATGAAGATGAATGGCGCTACTTTGTCCATTATCTC GGTTGGAATAAGAA CTGGGATGAATGGGTTGCAAATGACCGCTTGTTGGCATTAACAGAGGAAAACATGCGCAAACAACATGAGCTTGACAAGAACCAGGTAGTTGACAAAACAATGAAGTCTGGACGGTCAACACAGCATAAACCAAAAGGCTCCAATG CAGATGCAAAAGCTGATAAAGATGACACTAAGAGTCTCA TGAAGGGGAAGAAACGTAAAAGTCAGCCTGGAACTGAG ATTCAGGAAAAGGAAAAAAGATCAGCACAAAGTCTACTAGTGTTGCAGTTTCCTTTGACACTGAAGAAGCAACTTGTGGATGATTGGGAGTTTGTCTCGCAGATGGGTAAG CTTGTGAAGCTACCACGATCACCTACTGTTGATGATATTCTAAAGAAGTATTTGGAGCACCGGGCAAAGAAGGATGGCAA GATAAATGACTCCTATGCTGAGATTCTGAAAGGATTACGCTGCTACTTTGATAAAGCATTGCCTTCAATGCTTTTATATAAGAAAGAGCGAGATCAGTATGCTGAAGAAGTTAAAGGTGATGTCTCACCGTCAACTGTATATGGAGCTGAGCACCTTTTGCGCCTTTTTG TTTGCAGTGAAATTGCCAGAGTTACTTGCTTTTGTCAATATGGAGGAAGATGCGCTGAACAAGCTACAGATAAAATTGCTGGACATTCTCAA GTTTATTCAGAAGAATCAGAGCACCTTCTTTACCACTGTGTACTTGGATGA